A DNA window from Camelina sativa cultivar DH55 chromosome 17, Cs, whole genome shotgun sequence contains the following coding sequences:
- the LOC109129968 gene encoding uncharacterized protein LOC109129968 — translation MDVSKAFLHGELEEEICMSLPQGYTPPPNTVLPANLVCHLLKSLYALKQASRQWYKRLSSVFLGANYVQSPADNTFFVNFSMLPTGECSIVVVLVYVDDIMIASNDAAAVEVLKSLLKSEFKIKDLGPARFFLGLEISRTSNGISVFQCKYAQNLLEDACLLGCKPSSVPMDPNLHLTKDMGTFLSSPMSYRELIGRLLYLTIKRPDITFVVHQLSQFISAPTDTLLQAAHKVLRYLKTNPGQYWATCKETRRSITGYCIYLGSSLICWKSRKQAVASRSSTESEYRSMAQTTCEIIWLQQLLKDLHIKEVAPAKLFCDNKSALHIAMNLVFHERTKHIEIDCHTVCDQLKADTLKALHVLT, via the exons ATGGATGTCTCAAAAGCTTTCCTCCATGGTGAATTGGAAGAAGAAATATGCATGAGTCTACCTCAAGGATACACACCGCCACCAAATACAGTTCTACCTGCTAATCTGGTATGTCATTTACTCAAATCACTATATGCTTTGAAACAGGCATCTCGTCAATGGTACAAGCGTCTCTCTTCCGTTTTCCTAGGAGCGAACTATGTTCAATCTCCTGCTGATAACACTTTCTTTGTCAATTTCTCTATGCTTCCTACCGGCGAGTGTTCCATTGTTGTCGTGCTTGTTTATGTCGATGACATTATGATAGCAAGTAATGATGCAGCTGCAGTTGAAGTTTTAAAATCACTTTTGAAGTCTGAGTTCAAGATCAAAGATCTTGGTCCAGCTCGCTTTTTCCTCGGCTTGGAAATATCAAGAACATCAAACGGGATCTCAGTTTTTCAATGCAAATATGCTCAGAATCTTCTTGAGGATGCATGTCTCCTTGGTTGTAAACCAAGTTCAGTCCCAATGGATCCAAACTTACATCTTACCAAGGATATGGGAACATTTTTATCTTCTCCTATGTCTTATAGAGAGCTTATTGGACGCTTACTCTATCTAACTATAAAACGCCCTGATATAACGTTTGTAGTGCATCAATTGAGTCAGTTTATCTCGGCTCCGACTGATACACTTCTTCAAGCAGCACACAAAGTTCTTCGTTATCTCAAGACAAATCCAGGACAAT ATTGGGCAACTTGTAAGGAGACAAGACGTTCAATAACAGGTTATTGCATCTATCTTGGTTCTTCATTGATTTGTTGGAAATCTAGGAAACAAGCTGTTGCAAGTCGAAGCAGTACAGAATCAGAGTATCGTAGTATGGCACAGACTACTTGTGAGATCATTTGGCTTCAGCAGTTGCTCAAAGACTTACACATTAAGGAGGTTGCACCTGCCAAATTGTTCTGTGATAATAAGTCAGCTCTACATATTGCAATGAATCTTGTGTTTCATGAGCGAACGAAGCATATAGAGATCGACTGCCATACAGTTTGTGATCAACTCAAAGCAGATACTCTTAAAGCTCTACATGTTCTCACTTAA
- the LOC104758432 gene encoding acyl-protein thioesterase 2 has product MASRMLFSSKKSMASGSGKAKVTRYINTGYGDTEAVTVNPTEKHQATIVWLHDLNGTGYEASDFVKSFSLYNVKWICPNAPSISDMGFYGEPARAWFKVNGLSTSGPLDPYEIDDLKNATAYVARLLKNEPEHVMKGVAGYGIGGALVLHIATCCALGSFPIKIRAVVGINCWLPNRFKLEDQMNSTTGATSRAAELPILITHGYNDKMVPFGTGGLSSDILFKVGFIRRKLKIIHMCDHAINFQVMTDVSLWLTKKFELEGEPDEDPAV; this is encoded by the exons atgGCTTCTCGtatgttgttttcttctaaaaagAGCATGGCTTCGG GCAGTGGAAAGGCTAAAGTTACTCGTTACATTAACACTGGCTATGGAGACACAGAAGCAGTTACTGTGAATCCTACAGAAAAGCATCAAGCCACAATTGTGTGGCTTCATGATCTCAACGGAACTGGCTATGA AGCCTCTGATTTTGTAAAGAGTTTCTCGCTTTACAAT gttAAGTGGATCTGTCCCAATGCTCCTTCGATCTCCGACATGGGTTTTTATGGAGAACCAGCAAGGGCAT GGTTCAAGGTCAATGGATTGAGTACTAGTGGCCCGCTTGACCCCTACGAGATAGATGATTTAAAGAATGCAACTGCATATGTTGCCAGGCTTTTGAAGAATGAACCAGAACATG TGATGAAGGGCGTAGCAGGTTACGGTATTGGTGGAGCACTAGTTCTCCACATAGCGACTTGCTGTGCACTTGGAAGTTTCCCAATTAAAATACGAGCTGTAGTTGGGATAAACTGCTGGCTTCCCAATAGATT CAAGTTAGAAGATCAGATGAATTCTACAACTGGGGCTACATCGCGTGCTGCAGAGCTTCCGATCTTAATTACGCATGGATATA ATGATAAAATGGTTCCTTTCGGAACTGGAGGCTTATCTTCTGACATACTTTTCAAGGTTGGATTTATACGAAGGAAGCTAAAAATAATCCACAT GTGTGACCATGCAATCAATTTCCAGGTAATGACCGATGTCAGTCTCTGGTTGACAAAGAAGTTCGAGCTGGAGGGAGAGCCAGATGAAGATCCTGCAGTATAA
- the LOC104759946 gene encoding uncharacterized protein LOC104759946 codes for MHRGLIHGVATELPMAEHRACARHIYGNLKRDHKSDMLKPLFWRIASSYNKADYKENLSIFKEFDPQACKTLLRKDPSSWCRAFFRVGCCCADTHNNHTESYNRTLKIARRKPFVQMLELVRRDAMQRVANRSIIAEKEAAKFTKKARKELEKSCEEAQYCAMISSTGGEYEIVEFGIGYSVSLNKRECACRKWDLTGIPCRHAVCAIRELNLEVEDYISDYYLSEKWKGIYRRGLRPSPESRAKRRKLMATPQLEAQDQEEMGAALAAMEHEVQPEMGGALVAMEHQDQDDAEVQDVSSTAP; via the exons ATGCACAGAGGTTTGATTCACGGTGTTGCTACAGAGTTACCAATGGCAGAGCATCGTGCCTGTGCACGACACATCTATGGGAACTTGAAGAGAGATCACAAGTCAGACATGTTGAAGCCTTTGTTTTGGCGAATTGCAAGCAGTTACAACAAGGCggattataaagaaaatttgagcATATTCAAGGAATTCGATCCCCAGGCTTGTAAGACTCTACTACGAAAGGATCCAAGTTCATGGTGTAGGGCGTTTTTCAgggttggttgttgttgtgctgATACACACAATAATCACACTGAGTCATACAATAGAACCTTGAAGATTGCAAGGAGGAAGCCATTTGTCCAAATGTTAGAACTTGTAAGAAGGGATGCAATGCAAAGGGTTGCCAATAGGTCTATTATTGCTGAAAAAGAAGCtgcaaaattcacaaaaaaggCAAGGAAAGAGCTGGAAAAATCTTGTGAAGAAGCGCAATATTGTGCAATGATTTCTAGCACCGGTGGAGAATATGAGATTGTTGAATTCGGGATTGGATACAGCGTGAGCTTGAACAAGCGTGAATGTGCATGCAGAAAATGGGATTTGACGGGTATACCTTGTCGTCATGCTGTGTGTGCAATCAGAGAACTCAATCTGGAAGTGGAAGACTATATATCAGATTATTACTTGAGTGAGAAATGGAAGGGAATATATAGAAGAGGCTTGAGGCCT tcTCCGGAGAGCAGGGCAAAGAGAAGGAAGCTTATGGCGACTCCTCAATTGGAAGCTCAAGATCAAGAGGAAATGGGAGCAGCATTGGCAGCAATGGAGCATGAAGTTCAACCGGAAATGGGAGGAGCTTTGGTTGCCATGGAGCATCAAGATCAAGATGATGCTGAAGTGCAAGATGTTTCATCGACAGCACCATAA
- the LOC109130013 gene encoding LOW QUALITY PROTEIN: putative F-box only protein 11 (The sequence of the model RefSeq protein was modified relative to this genomic sequence to represent the inferred CDS: inserted 1 base in 1 codon) produces MVSVNLPWXLVEEILCRVPPQSLVRFRTVCKQWNSLFDDKKFVNDQLARSQPQFIFRTDDSKIYSVAVDFNGPRIEVHELTLDIPGLKCDMPVWMFDYVHCDGLLFCRFQFRGLLIWLPMLRQTKRYGSQHSYPTAQYDIGYDNKKRYKMLDYNYEFDPSIKSWIYEIGLYSKKVKDFGSDSTWSAIQSNSVSLNGTLYWAGVDVNNGVFIRSFSFSTERRTTVCHLPFKYDDDNVLSLAVFRKDRLSLLKLCNKTSKINIWLTKNNINNREVGLEEAVVWIKLMTVLIPNFPKFSFFWYNRPDLTYFLDNSDAKRLVICCYDETKQAYIYIIKGNMLKKFKIDQFEVLPCQTCPYLHTYIPSLVRPLWVKEDNKN; encoded by the exons ATGGTGTCGGTGAACCTTCCAT AATTAGTGGAAGAGATCCTATGTAGGGTTCCACCTCAATCTCTTGTTCGATTCAGAACCGTATGTAAGCAATGGAATTCTCTTTTTGACGACAAGAAGTTTGTGAACGATCAGTTGGCTCGATCACAACCACAATTCATCTTCCGGACTGATGATTCTAAGATTTATTCGGTAGCCGTTGATTTCAACGGTCCACGGATAGAGGTCCATGAGTTAACCTTAGACATTCCTGGTTTGAAATGTGACATGCCAGTATGGATGTTCGACTATGTACATTGTGATGGCTTGTTGTTTTGTAGGTTCCAGTTTAGAGGGCTCCTGATTTGGTTACCCATGTTGAGACAAACTAAACGGTACGGATCCCAACATAGTTATCCAACTGCCCAATATGACATAGGTTATGATAACAAGAAACGATACAAGATGTTGGATTATAATTATGAATTTGATCCATCAATAAAATCTTGGATTTATGAGATTGGGTTATATTCAAAGAAAGTCAAAGATTTCGGGTCTGATAGTACATGGTCAGCTATCCAATCAAATAGCGTATCTCTGAATGGAACTTTGTATTGGGCTGGTGTAGATGTAAACAATGGTGTTTTCATTAGAAGCTTCAGTTTTTCAACAGAGAGACGAACGACTGTTTGCCATCTACCGTTTAAGTACGATGACGACAATGTTCTATCCCTTGCGGTTTTTAGGAAAGATCGTCTTTCATTGCTAAAGTTATGCAATAAAACATCAAAGATAAATATTTGGTTGACAAagaacaatattaataataggGAGGTAGGATTAGAAGAGGCCGTGGTGTGGATAAAACTCATGACAGTGTTAATACCTAACTTCCctaaattttcgtttttttggtaTAATCGTCCTGACCTAACTTACTTTCTAGACAACAGCGATGCTAAGAGGCTCGTCATCTGTTGTTATGATGAAACTAAGCAGGCTTATATCTACATCATAAAAGGAAATATGttgaaaaaattcaaaatagatCAGTTTGAAGTTCTACCTTGTCAAACTTGTCCTTATCTCCATACTTATATCCCCAGTTTGGTTCGGCCTTTATGGGTCAAAGAGGACAACAAAAATTAA